A single Roseofilum casamattae BLCC-M143 DNA region contains:
- a CDS encoding Uma2 family endonuclease yields the protein MVNTLTKSLTLEEFLQQPETKPASEYIDGVIIQKPMPQGEHSAIQGDLIPFINTALRSKKIARAFPELRCNFDGRAIVPDVSVYTWSRISRKENGEVANIFSGSPDWMIEILSPEQSQTQVIKKILHTLKHDTQMGWLINPQEKSVLVYAPNKTTEIFDEPDLILPVPGFAKELELTVGHLFAWLLE from the coding sequence ATGGTAAACACTCTAACTAAATCTCTCACCCTCGAAGAGTTTTTACAACAACCTGAAACCAAACCAGCCAGCGAATATATCGATGGAGTAATCATTCAAAAGCCAATGCCACAGGGAGAGCATAGCGCAATTCAAGGCGACTTAATACCATTCATTAATACAGCACTCCGATCTAAAAAGATTGCCCGTGCTTTTCCTGAATTACGCTGTAATTTTGATGGAAGAGCTATTGTCCCCGATGTTTCTGTTTATACTTGGAGTCGGATTTCCCGTAAAGAAAATGGTGAAGTTGCTAATATTTTTTCAGGTTCGCCCGATTGGATGATTGAAATTCTTTCTCCCGAACAAAGCCAAACACAGGTTATTAAAAAGATCCTCCATACTTTAAAACATGATACTCAAATGGGATGGCTGATAAATCCTCAAGAAAAATCTGTTTTAGTTTATGCTCCAAACAAAACAACCGAGATTTTTGATGAGCCAGACTTGATTTTACCTGTTCCAGGATTTGCCAAAGAATTAGAGTTAACTGTAGGCCATTTATTTGCTTGGTTATTAGAATAA
- a CDS encoding NACHT domain-containing protein, whose amino-acid sequence MGIKRSLFRLTICSGFVLGGTVFPALLAKEVLTWGLLATALGGVAMGNTANAIDDLTQGNNSGRVSLDDGDLKCDRDLMRAVGNAISAVIALEATQQRPKIRWNLERIAAHAKDNWVKMAREGLTQQRYPELQAGKLDQFFTPEERRLTQQGKLTETEWGEIFDYLNSAACKNGSLFLPSDVRENVAERLHTTFLVALQQTLKEDFQQDGTAFAGFILQLLTEMKAQLSQLQTSQVGVTPAKLTQILQQLEQTEAQLGVTVTQQQDFFREISDNIDSGFTQVCQQLGVMETTITKLLQTLEERIELLHQEVTDFRQEMRQEFEVLQNQPRGRQLSKREYRSRQKLLSDMRTEVKERLNQSLHQAAHRAALLNLGKEQQPHQVQRPWDMSVKVGEQQSVQLPAQTTIIDVFDNPAISGKFLILGKPGGGKTTTLLELAEVLIERADEDSNAPIPVILELSNWKELTKQKFPNFWERTKYDPSIQEWVLSQLKGVNRDLGKQWLQEKELVLLLDGLDELKPERQAKCVRAINQFLESEFSPLHLVVCSRQEEYEDYEEILHLNSAIYLEDLTVEQMQDYFNSVDLAAFWTSIKDSIEIVNFIRQPLFLAISSIAYKQLDVEEWRNCNTEERAINYLLGIYRIKMLGKNDIEYIKYCQSCLCRLAKGIGQNNGFRVKELDFNFVDSWIVVRTINHISLSLAFLSFPIIPFLIPLEINIFNGVMLAIMYVHTSIIIIEESRYLELWSLVLTTMFALGIMVEFSYYVHHIIGQEYVLRFSWIISLIYWIMFALQIKVNNFLDTEREIPQKLYQVKKFNSAIIDRMLKYASYRFSPEKKNQTLIIIATSLLSLFLSYGVTNGNWFVQTSLGYLSVLPKKLLEVLLIALFVPSFAMLLFSLGLMVFVYIYFLALLSAFSIDCCHVIRRYILRIYLGLTGQMPWNITDFLDDCTERLILQRVGNRYRFIHRLVQEHFAQLEIQNK is encoded by the coding sequence ATGGGCATTAAGCGATCGCTCTTTAGACTAACCATTTGTAGTGGCTTTGTATTGGGTGGCACAGTATTTCCAGCATTGCTCGCTAAAGAAGTTCTCACTTGGGGACTCTTGGCAACAGCTTTAGGCGGTGTTGCAATGGGGAATACTGCAAATGCCATTGATGACCTGACCCAGGGAAACAACTCAGGTAGAGTATCCTTAGATGATGGAGATTTAAAGTGCGATCGCGACTTAATGAGAGCAGTCGGTAACGCTATCTCTGCCGTCATCGCCCTCGAAGCCACACAACAGCGCCCTAAAATCCGCTGGAATTTAGAACGAATAGCCGCGCACGCTAAAGATAACTGGGTCAAAATGGCCCGAGAAGGACTAACCCAGCAACGCTATCCCGAATTGCAAGCAGGAAAACTCGACCAATTCTTCACCCCCGAAGAGCGCCGTCTCACCCAACAAGGCAAACTCACGGAGACGGAATGGGGAGAAATTTTTGACTATCTCAATAGTGCAGCATGTAAAAACGGTAGCTTGTTCCTTCCCTCAGACGTGCGGGAAAACGTTGCCGAGCGACTCCATACCACCTTCCTCGTAGCCTTGCAGCAAACCTTGAAAGAAGATTTCCAGCAAGATGGGACTGCCTTTGCTGGGTTCATTTTGCAATTACTGACGGAGATGAAAGCGCAACTGAGCCAACTGCAAACCAGTCAAGTAGGGGTAACTCCTGCCAAATTAACCCAAATCCTGCAACAGTTGGAGCAAACAGAAGCCCAGTTAGGGGTAACCGTCACCCAGCAGCAGGATTTTTTCCGAGAGATTTCCGATAATATTGATTCCGGTTTCACCCAAGTTTGCCAACAGTTAGGCGTAATGGAAACCACCATCACCAAATTATTACAAACTTTAGAGGAACGCATAGAGCTGTTGCACCAAGAAGTTACAGATTTCCGTCAAGAGATGCGACAGGAATTCGAGGTACTCCAAAATCAACCGAGGGGACGACAGTTATCGAAACGGGAATATCGCAGTCGTCAGAAACTCTTATCTGACATGCGCACTGAGGTAAAAGAGCGTTTAAACCAATCATTACACCAGGCAGCACACCGGGCGGCTTTACTGAATTTGGGTAAAGAACAGCAACCTCATCAGGTACAGCGTCCTTGGGATATGTCTGTGAAAGTAGGAGAGCAACAAAGCGTCCAGTTACCTGCGCAAACAACAATTATAGATGTATTTGATAATCCTGCGATCTCTGGTAAGTTTTTGATTTTGGGTAAACCAGGAGGCGGGAAAACCACAACATTATTAGAGTTAGCTGAAGTTTTAATTGAGCGAGCGGATGAGGATAGTAATGCTCCGATCCCAGTAATTTTAGAGCTTTCAAATTGGAAAGAATTAACAAAACAAAAGTTCCCCAATTTCTGGGAGCGGACTAAATACGATCCTTCAATTCAGGAGTGGGTTTTGTCTCAACTGAAGGGAGTGAATCGCGATCTCGGAAAACAGTGGCTCCAGGAGAAGGAGTTAGTCCTGTTGTTGGATGGGTTGGATGAATTGAAGCCGGAACGTCAGGCCAAATGTGTCCGGGCAATTAATCAGTTTTTAGAGAGTGAGTTCTCGCCATTGCATTTAGTCGTATGCAGTCGTCAGGAGGAGTATGAAGACTATGAAGAGATATTGCACTTAAATAGTGCAATATATTTGGAAGACTTAACGGTAGAGCAAATGCAAGATTATTTTAATTCTGTCGATCTTGCTGCTTTCTGGACGAGTATTAAGGACTCGATCGAGATTGTCAACTTTATACGTCAACCTTTGTTTTTGGCAATTTCGAGTATTGCCTACAAACAGCTTGATGTTGAAGAGTGGCGAAATTGTAATACGGAAGAAAGGGCTATAAATTATTTACTTGGTATTTATCGAATTAAAATGTTAGGTAAAAATGACATTGAATATATTAAGTATTGTCAATCTTGTTTGTGCCGGTTAGCTAAAGGGATTGGGCAAAATAATGGGTTTCGAGTCAAAGAGCTTGACTTCAACTTCGTAGACTCATGGATCGTCGTGCGAACCATCAATCATATCTCCTTGTCTTTGGCTTTTTTATCCTTCCCAATTATCCCATTTTTGATCCCTTTAGAAATAAATATATTTAATGGGGTAATGCTGGCTATCATGTATGTACATACGAGTATTATAATTATTGAAGAAAGTCGATATTTGGAGTTGTGGTCGCTTGTTTTAACAACCATGTTTGCTCTAGGTATTATGGTGGAATTCTCTTACTATGTTCATCATATTATAGGTCAAGAGTATGTGTTAAGATTCTCATGGATTATTTCGCTTATTTACTGGATTATGTTTGCCTTGCAGATTAAAGTCAACAATTTTTTAGACACGGAGAGAGAGATTCCTCAAAAGCTATATCAAGTCAAAAAGTTTAATTCTGCAATAATAGATCGAATGCTAAAGTATGCGTCCTACAGATTTAGCCCAGAAAAAAAGAACCAAACACTTATCATTATAGCAACGAGTCTACTCAGCTTATTTCTGTCATATGGTGTAACGAATGGGAATTGGTTTGTACAGACGTCACTAGGATATCTTTCTGTGTTGCCCAAAAAACTGTTAGAAGTACTATTAATAGCCTTGTTTGTGCCGAGCTTTGCTATGTTATTATTTTCTCTAGGTTTGATGGTATTTGTATACATTTATTTCTTGGCATTATTATCGGCATTTTCCATAGATTGTTGTCATGTAATCAGGCGTTACATTCTGCGTATTTATTTGGGATTAACAGGTCAAATGCCTTGGAATATCACCGACTTTCTCGATGACTGCACAGAACGCCTTATTCTACAACGAGTTGGGAATCGTTACCGCTTTATCCATCGCCTAGTACAAGAACACTTCGCCCAACTGGAAATCCAGAACAAATAA
- a CDS encoding Uma2 family endonuclease produces MEVSTAFISVADYLEGEKTSPIRHEYLGGQIFAMSGGSEAHNRIAVNITSLLNIRLRGSGCKTFMSDMKVNIPVARDTADIFYYPDVMVTCDPQDTAKYHKNRPCLIVEVLSPSTQNLDRREKRLNYQTLPSLQEYVLVSQTDMKVEVYRRNASGNWSLEILDANDSLELNSVGLTLTMTDIYYDVLAE; encoded by the coding sequence ATGGAAGTTTCCACAGCATTTATTTCCGTAGCAGACTACCTTGAAGGAGAAAAAACGAGTCCAATTCGCCACGAATACCTTGGCGGTCAGATATTTGCCATGTCTGGAGGCAGCGAAGCACATAATCGTATTGCTGTCAATATTACCAGTCTCTTAAATATTCGCTTGCGGGGAAGTGGATGTAAGACATTCATGTCGGATATGAAGGTGAATATACCCGTTGCTCGCGATACTGCCGATATTTTTTATTATCCCGATGTCATGGTGACTTGCGACCCACAAGATACGGCAAAATATCATAAAAATCGTCCTTGTTTAATCGTAGAAGTGCTTTCTCCTTCCACTCAAAATTTAGATCGGCGTGAAAAACGGTTAAATTATCAAACGTTACCCAGCTTACAGGAATATGTTCTCGTTTCGCAAACAGACATGAAGGTCGAAGTCTATCGACGGAATGCCTCTGGAAATTGGTCTCTAGAAATCTTAGATGCCAATGATAGTTTAGAGTTAAATTCAGTGGGTTTGACCTTAACAATGACAGACATTTATTATGACGTTCTTGCGGAGTAA
- a CDS encoding glycosyltransferase family 4 protein, with the protein MKIAQLAPLWESVPPLGYGGTELIVNLLTDELVRRGHDVTLFATGDSQTLARLEPGCEKALRPLGILPAEYGVYEQMQLSKVFAQAQEFDIIHSHMDYTALPYARFSPTPVVHTLHNIWTSVTEQIFIQHRHNNFISISQAQRRPELGINYIATVYNAIATESFAFYPTPDDPPYLAFLGQMSEDKGPHLAIEIAKRSGLPLKMAGKVDFISEEFFQREVAPHIDGKQVQFLGEADHQMKNQLMGRAIATLFPITWKEPFGLVTIESMVSGTPVIGISKGSVPEVIADGQTGFVCNNVDECIAALPKVSQLDRQFCRSYVENTFSIKRMVDGYEAAYAELLS; encoded by the coding sequence TTGAAAATCGCGCAACTAGCTCCATTGTGGGAGAGCGTTCCTCCTCTAGGTTATGGCGGAACCGAATTAATTGTGAATTTATTGACCGACGAGTTAGTTCGTCGGGGTCATGACGTAACCTTATTTGCAACTGGAGATTCGCAAACTCTGGCTCGCTTGGAACCCGGATGCGAGAAAGCATTGCGACCTTTAGGAATTTTGCCGGCAGAGTATGGCGTTTACGAACAAATGCAGTTGAGCAAGGTGTTTGCCCAAGCGCAAGAGTTCGATATAATTCACTCTCACATGGACTATACGGCTCTACCCTACGCTCGGTTTAGTCCGACTCCAGTCGTGCATACCCTGCACAATATCTGGACGTCGGTGACCGAACAGATTTTTATTCAACATCGCCATAATAATTTTATTAGCATCTCCCAGGCGCAACGGCGGCCGGAGTTGGGGATAAACTATATTGCAACAGTCTATAATGCGATCGCCACCGAGTCGTTTGCGTTCTACCCAACTCCCGACGATCCGCCCTATCTGGCATTCCTGGGTCAGATGTCGGAAGATAAAGGCCCCCATTTAGCCATTGAAATTGCCAAACGCAGCGGGCTGCCCCTAAAAATGGCTGGTAAAGTGGATTTTATCAGCGAGGAGTTTTTCCAGCGAGAGGTTGCTCCTCATATCGATGGCAAGCAAGTCCAGTTTCTCGGAGAAGCAGACCATCAGATGAAGAATCAACTCATGGGAAGAGCCATTGCTACCCTGTTTCCAATTACCTGGAAAGAACCCTTTGGCTTAGTCACGATCGAATCGATGGTGAGCGGTACTCCCGTCATTGGCATCTCGAAAGGCTCGGTTCCGGAAGTCATTGCCGATGGCCAAACGGGATTTGTTTGTAATAATGTCGATGAGTGCATTGCTGCCTTGCCTAAAGTGAGCCAACTGGATCGCCAGTTTTGTCGCAGCTATGTTGAAAATACGTTCAGCATTAAGCGTATGGTTGATGGGTATGAGGCGGCATACGCAGAATTACTCAGCTAA
- a CDS encoding amylo-alpha-1,6-glucosidase, producing the protein MLNATNSTQHTSESSSPSPAPYIRDNYLEFKGRTFAPAKQVPIPEWPCTSIERQQPTLTLKNNDLFLITDTLGNIPGCLQRTNNTSLGLFCQDTRFLSRLEWQIEGEPLILLSSSADRGFALSALCANPYVANIHAETISIKRDLVLQGGLFEELTLTNYGKDPIEFELSLSFNADFADLFEIRGSVRQQTGTILRPIHPPARYVPDTTELVFNETSGSTGDLILAYQGLDKQIVESRITFYDRKPDGYKGYTALWKFELDSHETQKLGYKVQPVLNDEPASYVAIPATLRDAIAEETAEVQEWRDRSTRIITDNRALNQIIERAEEDIYLLMQSFGDGDGKILSAGIPWYSTLFGRDSIIAAMQTLIFNPDIARQTLAILAQYQGKEYNPAREEEPGKILHELRRGEMARCSEIPHTPYYGTVDATPLWLMLYADYYAWTGDRQFLDRYWDCALAAMEWIDNNSGKTGYLTYQGTLSEGFTSLINQGWKDSTDCIVFADGTLAEGPIALAEVQGYMYAAKLRMSRLARVKSEQKLGDRWANEAQLLKQRFETDFWLPEKGFFALALDGDRQAVDSISSNPGHCLGLGLFSEEKAEAVADRLRQPDMFNGWGIRTLSSDSPAYNPMGYHIGSVWPHDTSIIASGLRAMDFTDQALEVAQGLIDMTVEQPYNRPPELFCGFERTPNGSPVRYPVACSPQAWATGTVFQLLHLIVNLVPDTPGNCLRIVNPMLPSSVKYLSLKNLKIGNTFLDLEFEQANGATACRVVRKEGRLRVVIEA; encoded by the coding sequence ATGCTTAATGCCACTAATTCTACTCAACACACCAGCGAAAGTTCTTCTCCATCTCCCGCGCCCTATATCCGAGATAACTACTTAGAATTTAAGGGTCGCACTTTCGCTCCGGCAAAACAAGTTCCCATTCCGGAATGGCCCTGTACTAGTATCGAGCGCCAACAACCCACTCTCACGCTGAAAAACAACGATCTGTTTTTGATTACCGATACTTTAGGGAATATTCCGGGCTGCTTGCAACGGACAAATAATACCAGTCTAGGATTATTTTGTCAAGATACTCGATTTCTCAGTCGCCTAGAATGGCAAATTGAAGGCGAACCCCTTATCTTATTGAGCAGCAGCGCCGACCGAGGATTTGCGCTTTCAGCCTTATGTGCCAATCCCTACGTGGCGAATATCCATGCAGAAACCATTAGTATAAAACGAGATTTAGTGTTGCAGGGAGGATTGTTTGAGGAACTCACCCTGACCAACTACGGTAAAGATCCCATCGAATTTGAATTAAGCTTGAGCTTCAATGCCGACTTTGCTGACTTATTTGAAATTCGCGGTTCGGTGCGCCAACAAACCGGAACGATCCTGCGGCCGATTCATCCCCCAGCCCGTTATGTCCCCGACACCACCGAGTTAGTCTTTAACGAAACCTCGGGCAGCACGGGTGACTTAATTCTCGCCTACCAAGGTTTGGACAAACAGATTGTCGAATCGCGCATCACCTTTTACGATCGCAAACCCGATGGCTACAAAGGCTATACGGCCTTATGGAAATTCGAGTTAGACAGCCATGAAACTCAGAAGTTGGGCTACAAAGTGCAACCGGTTCTCAACGACGAACCGGCATCCTACGTGGCCATACCCGCAACTTTAAGGGATGCGATCGCCGAAGAAACGGCAGAAGTTCAAGAATGGCGCGATCGCTCCACTCGCATTATTACCGACAACCGCGCTCTCAATCAAATTATCGAGCGCGCGGAAGAAGACATTTACCTGCTCATGCAAAGCTTCGGCGATGGAGACGGAAAAATTCTCTCCGCTGGCATTCCCTGGTATTCGACTCTCTTCGGTCGCGATTCCATTATTGCCGCCATGCAAACTCTGATCTTCAATCCAGATATCGCCCGACAAACCCTAGCTATTCTCGCTCAATACCAAGGTAAAGAATATAACCCCGCCCGCGAAGAAGAACCGGGCAAAATTCTACACGAGTTGCGCCGAGGAGAAATGGCCCGCTGCAGCGAGATTCCGCACACTCCCTACTACGGAACTGTAGACGCGACGCCCCTATGGCTGATGCTGTATGCCGACTATTATGCTTGGACTGGCGATCGCCAATTTCTCGATCGCTATTGGGACTGCGCCCTCGCAGCCATGGAGTGGATCGATAATAATAGTGGCAAAACCGGTTATCTCACCTACCAAGGAACCTTATCGGAAGGCTTCACCAGCTTGATTAACCAAGGTTGGAAAGACTCCACCGATTGTATTGTCTTTGCTGACGGAACTCTCGCCGAAGGACCCATCGCTTTGGCGGAAGTCCAAGGATATATGTATGCGGCGAAACTGCGGATGAGCCGCCTAGCCCGAGTAAAATCGGAGCAGAAATTGGGCGATCGCTGGGCTAATGAAGCGCAACTGCTCAAACAACGCTTTGAAACCGACTTCTGGCTTCCGGAAAAAGGATTTTTTGCCCTAGCCCTCGATGGCGATCGCCAAGCCGTTGATAGCATTAGCTCCAATCCCGGACACTGTTTGGGTTTGGGCTTATTCTCCGAGGAGAAAGCCGAAGCCGTAGCCGACCGTTTGCGCCAACCGGATATGTTCAACGGTTGGGGCATCCGCACCCTGAGCAGCGACTCTCCCGCCTATAACCCCATGGGTTATCATATCGGCTCTGTTTGGCCTCACGATACTAGTATTATTGCCAGCGGATTGCGAGCCATGGACTTTACCGACCAAGCTCTGGAAGTTGCCCAAGGCCTGATCGATATGACCGTCGAGCAACCCTATAACCGCCCTCCAGAACTCTTTTGCGGCTTTGAACGGACTCCCAATGGCTCTCCGGTACGCTATCCGGTGGCTTGTTCTCCCCAAGCTTGGGCAACGGGTACGGTGTTTCAACTCTTGCACCTAATCGTGAATTTAGTGCCGGATACTCCTGGCAACTGCCTGCGCATCGTCAACCCCATGTTGCCATCATCGGTGAAATATCTGTCCCTGAAGAACCTGAAAATCGGCAATACATTCCTCGATTTAGAGTTCGAGCAAGCCAATGGAGCGACAGCTTGTCGCGTGGTGCGTAAGGAAGGACGGTTGCGCGTGGTAATTGAAGCCTGA